In Streptomyces thermolilacinus SPC6, a single genomic region encodes these proteins:
- the purB gene encoding adenylosuccinate lyase, producing the protein MTAKPRIPNVLAGRYASAELAVLWSPEQKVKLERRLWLAVLRAQKDLGIEVPDAALADYERVLDQVDLGSIAEREKITRHDVKARIEEFNALAGHEQVHKGMTSRDLTENVEQLQIRLSLELMRDRTVAVLARLGKLSAEYGELVMAGRSHNVAAQATTLGKRFATAADELLVAYARLEELLGRYPLRGIKGPVGTAQDMLDLLGGDASKLAELEQRIASHLGFAHAFTSVGQVYPRSLDYEVVTTLVQLAGAPSSLAKTIRLMAGHELVTEGFKPGQVGSSAMPHKMNTRSCERVNGLMVILRGYASMAGELAGDQWNEGDVSCSVVRRVALPDAFFAFDGLLETFLTVLDEFGAFPAVVARELDRYLPFLATTKVLMASVRAGVGREVAHEAIKENAVAAALAMREQGVERNELLDKLAADGRIPLDRAELDALMADKLSFTGAAADQVGAVVARIEEIVKQHPEAAAYAPGAIL; encoded by the coding sequence GTGACTGCAAAGCCTCGCATCCCCAATGTCCTCGCCGGCCGCTACGCCTCCGCCGAACTCGCCGTCCTCTGGTCCCCCGAGCAGAAGGTGAAGCTGGAGCGCCGCCTGTGGCTCGCCGTGCTGCGCGCCCAGAAGGACCTCGGGATCGAGGTGCCGGACGCCGCCCTCGCCGATTACGAGCGTGTCCTCGACCAGGTCGACCTGGGGTCGATCGCCGAGCGTGAGAAGATCACGCGGCACGACGTGAAGGCCCGGATCGAGGAGTTCAACGCCCTCGCCGGTCACGAGCAGGTCCACAAGGGCATGACGTCCCGCGACCTGACGGAGAACGTCGAGCAGCTCCAGATCCGGCTCTCCCTGGAGCTGATGCGGGACCGCACCGTCGCCGTGCTGGCCCGGCTCGGGAAGCTGTCCGCCGAGTACGGCGAGCTGGTCATGGCGGGCCGGTCGCACAACGTGGCCGCGCAGGCCACGACGCTCGGCAAGCGCTTCGCGACCGCCGCGGACGAGCTGCTCGTCGCGTACGCGCGCCTGGAGGAGTTGCTGGGCCGCTACCCGCTGCGCGGCATCAAGGGCCCCGTCGGCACCGCGCAGGACATGCTGGACCTGCTGGGCGGTGACGCGTCGAAGCTCGCCGAGCTGGAGCAGCGGATCGCCTCGCACCTCGGCTTCGCCCACGCCTTCACGTCCGTCGGCCAGGTCTACCCGCGCTCCCTGGACTACGAGGTCGTGACGACGCTGGTGCAGCTGGCTGGCGCCCCGTCGTCGCTGGCGAAGACGATCCGTCTGATGGCGGGCCACGAGCTGGTCACCGAGGGCTTCAAGCCGGGCCAGGTCGGCTCGTCCGCTATGCCGCACAAGATGAACACCCGCTCCTGCGAGCGCGTCAACGGGCTCATGGTCATCCTGCGCGGCTACGCGTCGATGGCCGGGGAGCTGGCGGGCGACCAGTGGAACGAGGGCGACGTGTCCTGCTCCGTGGTGCGCCGGGTCGCGCTGCCCGACGCGTTCTTCGCGTTCGACGGGCTGCTGGAGACGTTCCTCACCGTGCTGGACGAGTTCGGCGCGTTCCCCGCGGTCGTCGCGCGGGAGCTGGACCGGTACCTGCCGTTCCTGGCGACCACCAAGGTGCTCATGGCGTCCGTGCGGGCCGGTGTGGGCCGCGAGGTGGCCCACGAGGCCATCAAGGAGAACGCCGTCGCGGCCGCGCTGGCCATGCGCGAGCAGGGCGTCGAGCGCAACGAGCTGCTGGACAAGCTCGCGGCCGACGGGCGCATCCCGCTGGACCGCGCCGAGCTGGACGCGCTGATGGCCGACAAGCTGTCCTTCACGGGGGCCGCGGCCGACCAG
- a CDS encoding SGNH/GDSL hydrolase family protein: MEMNATYTSFVAVGDSFTEGMSDLLPDGSYRGWADLLAGRLAALTPGFRYANLAVRGKLIGQIVDEQVGRAAEMGADVVTLVGGLNDTLRPKCDMGRVRARLDEAVERLAPACKRLVLMRSPGRRGPVMERFRPRMEELFAHIDGLAARHDAVVVDLYGAHVLGDPRLWDVDRLHLTAEGHRRVTEAVWQALGLEAQEDWRAPLPPEVRGPWVERRLSDLRFARQHLGPWIGRRLTGRSSGDGRPAKRPDLLPFDGPSA; this comes from the coding sequence ATGGAGATGAATGCCACGTACACGAGTTTCGTCGCGGTGGGCGACAGCTTCACCGAGGGCATGTCGGACCTGCTGCCCGACGGTTCCTACCGGGGCTGGGCCGACCTGCTGGCGGGCCGCCTCGCCGCCCTGACGCCGGGCTTCCGGTACGCCAACCTGGCGGTGCGCGGCAAGCTCATCGGCCAGATCGTGGACGAGCAGGTGGGGCGGGCGGCCGAGATGGGCGCCGACGTGGTGACGCTGGTCGGCGGGCTCAACGACACGCTGCGCCCCAAGTGCGACATGGGCCGGGTGCGGGCCCGGCTGGACGAGGCCGTCGAGCGGCTCGCGCCGGCGTGCAAGCGGCTCGTGCTGATGCGCAGCCCCGGCCGCCGCGGCCCGGTGATGGAGCGCTTCCGGCCGCGCATGGAGGAGCTGTTCGCGCACATCGACGGCCTGGCCGCGCGCCATGACGCGGTGGTCGTGGACCTGTACGGGGCGCATGTGCTGGGCGACCCGCGCCTGTGGGACGTGGACCGGCTGCACCTCACGGCCGAGGGGCACCGGCGGGTGACCGAGGCGGTGTGGCAGGCGCTGGGGCTGGAGGCGCAGGAGGACTGGCGGGCGCCCCTGCCTCCGGAGGTGCGGGGTCCGTGGGTGGAGCGGCGGCTGAGCGACCTGCGGTTCGCCCGGCAGCACCTGGGCCCGTGGATCGGGCGCCGTCTCACGGGCCGCTCGTCCGGCGACGGGCGCCCGGCGAAGCGTCCCGACCTGCTGCCGTTCGACGGCCCGTCGGCGTAG
- a CDS encoding maleylpyruvate isomerase family mycothiol-dependent enzyme — protein MTEALERTLADALAHLLTAVDTCDDEVLDPDEAVRWAEHTAHLLDRLTAADRRRLADLFRDTARREPEGPWRDALRQLPGSLGLDEDAHSGYCDAVADHTARLVAAVRDADPATPVSTCPGWTLADLVRHLGEVYRWMDHLVSTRATARVEPEDVPLDLPGDPGAYPAWLARSADAALRTLRAAHPDTPMWSYGADPHARFYARRLCFETAVHLADAELALGAEPRVEQGTAADGIEEFLDNLPYYAWVAEPIAQLGRDGAALRLRAADTGAVWTLTLGDGGFGWSASGTGPAAVTVEAGCGELLLLLYGRYGTEDSRFTVTGDRALLDAWLAATRF, from the coding sequence ATGACCGAGGCACTGGAACGGACGCTCGCCGACGCGCTGGCCCATCTGCTGACCGCCGTCGACACCTGCGACGACGAGGTGCTCGACCCGGACGAGGCCGTCAGATGGGCGGAGCACACGGCGCACCTCCTCGACCGGCTCACCGCAGCCGACCGGCGCCGCCTCGCCGACCTGTTCCGCGACACCGCCCGCCGCGAGCCGGAGGGCCCCTGGCGGGACGCGCTGCGGCAGCTGCCGGGAAGCCTCGGCCTGGACGAGGACGCGCACAGCGGGTACTGCGACGCCGTGGCCGACCACACGGCCCGGCTCGTCGCGGCGGTGCGGGACGCCGACCCGGCGACGCCCGTCTCCACCTGCCCCGGCTGGACGCTCGCCGACCTCGTACGGCACCTGGGCGAGGTGTACCGCTGGATGGACCACCTCGTCTCCACCCGCGCCACCGCGCGCGTCGAGCCCGAGGACGTTCCGCTCGACCTGCCTGGCGACCCGGGCGCGTACCCGGCTTGGCTGGCCCGGTCGGCGGACGCGGCGCTGCGCACCCTGCGCGCCGCCCACCCGGACACGCCGATGTGGTCGTACGGCGCCGATCCCCACGCCCGGTTCTACGCGCGGCGCCTGTGCTTCGAAACGGCCGTCCACCTCGCCGACGCCGAGCTGGCGCTGGGCGCCGAGCCGCGGGTGGAGCAGGGGACGGCCGCCGACGGCATCGAGGAGTTCCTGGACAACCTGCCGTATTACGCCTGGGTGGCCGAGCCGATAGCCCAGCTGGGCCGCGACGGGGCGGCCCTGCGCCTGCGCGCCGCCGACACGGGAGCGGTGTGGACCCTGACCCTCGGCGACGGCGGTTTCGGCTGGAGCGCGTCCGGCACCGGCCCGGCCGCCGTCACGGTCGAGGCCGGATGCGGCGAACTGCTGCTCCTGCTGTATGGCCGGTACGGCACCGAGGACAGCCGGTTCACCGTCACCGGTGACCGCGCGCTCCTTGACGCCTGGCTGGCCGCGACCCGCTTCTGA
- a CDS encoding hemolysin family protein gives MIAVQLLIGFLTLVLNAFFVGAEFALISVRRSQIEPQAEAGNRRARSVLWGLEHVSALLAAAQLGITLATLVLGIVAEPAIAHLLEPLFEAAGVPHGLVHPISFVIALAAATYLHMLLGEMVPKNIALAEPVRTALLLGPPLVALARALRPVIFTINAFANTLLKLLRVETKDEVAATFSDDELARMVTDAGDAGLLDDRAAERLHDALELGRRPVRDVVMPLERVVYVQVGTTPDEVERLAARSGFSRFPVVDPSRRILGYLHVKDALDFIPRDEPFPVSAMRPIARVRAATPLDDVLTAMRRSRTHLAAVLDEDGRLAGLVTMEDVLRELVGGPAV, from the coding sequence ATGATCGCCGTCCAGTTGCTGATCGGCTTCCTGACACTGGTCCTGAACGCCTTCTTCGTCGGCGCGGAGTTCGCCCTGATCTCCGTGCGCCGCAGCCAGATCGAGCCCCAGGCGGAGGCCGGTAACCGCAGGGCGCGCAGCGTTCTGTGGGGGCTGGAGCACGTGTCCGCGCTGCTCGCCGCCGCGCAGCTCGGCATCACCCTGGCGACCCTGGTCCTCGGCATCGTCGCGGAACCGGCCATCGCCCATCTGCTGGAGCCGCTGTTCGAGGCGGCAGGCGTCCCGCACGGCCTGGTCCACCCGATCTCGTTCGTGATCGCCCTGGCGGCGGCCACGTACCTGCACATGCTGCTGGGCGAGATGGTGCCGAAGAACATCGCCCTCGCGGAGCCCGTCCGCACGGCGCTGCTGCTCGGCCCGCCGCTGGTGGCGCTGGCGCGGGCGCTGCGGCCGGTGATCTTCACCATCAACGCGTTCGCCAACACCCTGCTGAAGCTGCTGCGGGTGGAGACGAAGGACGAGGTCGCCGCGACGTTCTCGGACGACGAGCTGGCGCGGATGGTCACCGACGCCGGGGACGCGGGCCTGCTCGACGACCGTGCCGCCGAGCGGCTGCACGACGCTCTGGAACTGGGCCGCCGCCCGGTGCGCGATGTGGTCATGCCACTGGAGCGGGTCGTGTACGTGCAGGTCGGCACCACCCCGGACGAGGTGGAGCGGCTCGCCGCACGGTCGGGGTTCTCCCGCTTCCCGGTGGTCGACCCGTCCCGCCGCATCCTGGGCTACCTGCACGTCAAGGACGCCCTGGACTTCATACCGCGCGACGAGCCGTTCCCCGTGTCGGCGATGCGCCCGATCGCCCGCGTGCGGGCCGCGACGCCGCTGGACGACGTGCTGACCGCGATGCGCCGCAGCCGTACGCACCTGGCCGCCGTCCTGGACGAGGACGGCCGACTGGCCGGACTGGTCACCATGGAGGACGTCCTCCGCGAACTGGTGGGCGGCCCGGCGGTGTGA
- a CDS encoding hemolysin family protein has protein sequence MTEVLLLLVALLLALACGAFVAAEFSLTTIERSALERAVERGERGAAGALKAVRSLTFQLSGAQLGITVTNLIVGMLAEPSVAKLISSPMRGLGMSPSVASSVALVIGTALSTVVLMVVGELVPKNWAISSPLAVAKVVATPQRIFSAAFKPLISHLNNTANHMVRRLGMEPADELASARSPQELVALARHSAKEGALEPDTAELFVRTLNLAELTAENVMTPRVQVTALEAQATAEDVANATRATGLSRFPVYRGNLDTVIGTAHIKDVLAVPAERRHRTPVVELLREPVLVPESLTVDRLLDRMYGKATMAVVIDEYGGTAGVVTMEDIVEEVVGEVRDEHDPHETPDLARAGEDADGRSLWSADGAARTDQLRPIGLHVPDGPYETLAGLVATELGRIPEVGDTVEVAGWRLDVVDASGRRAARVMLHAPAAGAEAEADSGEAGAAGGSGGFGAHGGARAPGASSASRASGTSGASGSSRTSGASWPSGSSRASGTSGSSRSSGSSGEGAGR, from the coding sequence ATGACGGAAGTGCTGCTGCTCCTCGTGGCGCTGCTGCTCGCCCTGGCGTGCGGCGCGTTCGTCGCGGCCGAGTTCTCCCTGACCACGATCGAGCGCAGCGCTCTCGAACGGGCGGTGGAGCGCGGCGAGCGCGGCGCCGCCGGCGCCCTGAAGGCCGTACGGTCGCTGACGTTCCAGCTGTCCGGCGCCCAGCTCGGCATCACGGTGACCAACCTGATCGTCGGCATGCTCGCCGAGCCCTCCGTGGCGAAGCTCATCAGCAGCCCGATGCGCGGGCTCGGCATGTCCCCGTCGGTCGCCTCGTCGGTGGCCCTGGTGATCGGCACCGCGCTCTCGACGGTGGTCCTGATGGTCGTCGGCGAGCTCGTGCCCAAGAACTGGGCCATCTCGTCGCCGCTCGCGGTGGCGAAGGTCGTCGCGACCCCGCAGCGGATCTTCAGCGCCGCCTTCAAGCCGCTGATCAGCCACCTCAACAACACCGCCAACCACATGGTGCGCCGCCTCGGCATGGAGCCGGCCGACGAGCTGGCGTCCGCGCGCAGCCCGCAGGAGCTGGTGGCCCTGGCGCGCCACTCCGCGAAGGAGGGCGCGCTGGAGCCGGACACGGCCGAGCTGTTCGTCCGTACGCTCAACCTGGCCGAGCTGACCGCCGAGAACGTGATGACCCCGCGCGTCCAGGTCACCGCCCTGGAGGCGCAGGCCACCGCGGAGGACGTCGCCAACGCGACACGGGCGACCGGCCTGTCCCGCTTCCCGGTGTACCGGGGGAATCTGGACACGGTCATCGGCACCGCGCACATCAAGGACGTGCTGGCCGTACCCGCCGAGCGGCGCCACCGCACCCCGGTGGTCGAGCTGCTGCGCGAGCCGGTGCTCGTGCCCGAGAGCCTCACCGTGGACCGGCTGCTGGACCGGATGTACGGCAAGGCCACCATGGCCGTCGTCATCGACGAGTACGGCGGCACGGCCGGGGTCGTGACGATGGAGGACATCGTCGAGGAGGTCGTCGGCGAGGTGCGGGACGAGCACGACCCGCACGAGACGCCCGACCTGGCGCGGGCGGGCGAGGACGCCGACGGGCGCAGCCTGTGGTCCGCCGACGGGGCCGCCCGTACGGACCAGCTGCGGCCGATCGGGCTGCACGTCCCGGACGGCCCGTACGAGACGCTCGCCGGGCTCGTCGCGACGGAGCTGGGCCGCATCCCGGAGGTCGGCGACACCGTCGAGGTGGCCGGCTGGCGCCTGGACGTGGTGGACGCCTCGGGGCGGCGGGCGGCACGCGTCATGCTGCACGCGCCCGCCGCCGGCGCGGAGGCGGAAGCGGATTCCGGGGAGGCGGGCGCTGCCGGTGGTTCCGGCGGCTTCGGCGCTCATGGAGGTGCGCGGGCACCCGGCGCTTCAAGCGCTTCCCGCGCTTCGGGGACGTCCGGGGCCTCCGGGTCTTCGCGTACCTCTGGGGCTTCCTGGCCTTCGGGGTCTTCCAGGGCTTCGGGCACCTCTGGTTCTTCTCGCTCTTCTGGTTCTTCTGGTGAAGGGGCCGGCCGATGA
- a CDS encoding GNAT family N-acetyltransferase gives MEDLRIRAAGPSDVDAVLAFWKVAAEGTSISDDRDGVERLVARDPGALLLAEYGDGELAGTVIAGFDGWRCHLYRLAVCPERRRRGVGTALLTAAEERFARLGGRRADAMVLDRNAPAHHAWRAAGYAPQPQWSRWVKPLTD, from the coding sequence ATGGAAGATCTTCGAATACGTGCCGCCGGACCCTCCGACGTGGACGCCGTCCTGGCGTTCTGGAAGGTGGCCGCCGAGGGCACGAGCATCAGCGACGACCGCGACGGCGTCGAACGGCTGGTCGCCCGCGATCCCGGGGCGCTGCTGCTGGCCGAGTACGGCGACGGGGAGCTCGCGGGCACGGTGATCGCCGGGTTCGACGGGTGGCGCTGCCATCTGTACCGGCTGGCCGTCTGTCCTGAGCGGCGCCGACGGGGCGTGGGCACGGCGCTTCTCACGGCGGCGGAGGAGCGGTTCGCCCGGCTGGGCGGACGGCGCGCCGACGCCATGGTGCTGGACCGCAACGCGCCCGCGCACCACGCCTGGCGGGCGGCCGGGTACGCCCCGCAGCCGCAGTGGAGCCGCTGGGTCAAGCCGCTCACGGACTGA
- a CDS encoding class I SAM-dependent methyltransferase, with product MTEQRTKAGRDAVHHPLFARFYARVSVLADAKGGVGELRRELLDGLSGRVVEVGAGNGLNFAYYPAAVSEVVAIEPERVLRRLAVEEGLRAGVPVDVVPGTAEALPVKSEAFDGAVASLVLCSVRDVRRSLAELRRVLKPGGELRFLEHGRARGRVPAAVQRGLDATVWPRLFGGCHTARDPLAEMEAAGFEIVTCRRLRLPERGVPLPSSPAVVGVARRPASGIA from the coding sequence ATGACGGAGCAGAGGACGAAGGCCGGCAGGGACGCCGTGCACCATCCGCTGTTCGCCCGGTTCTACGCGCGCGTGAGCGTGCTGGCCGACGCGAAGGGCGGGGTCGGGGAGCTGCGGCGCGAGCTGCTGGACGGGCTGTCCGGGCGGGTCGTCGAGGTGGGCGCGGGCAACGGCCTGAACTTCGCGTACTACCCGGCGGCCGTCTCGGAGGTCGTCGCGATCGAGCCCGAACGGGTGCTGCGGCGGCTCGCCGTGGAGGAGGGCCTGCGCGCCGGGGTGCCCGTGGACGTGGTGCCGGGGACCGCGGAGGCGCTGCCGGTCAAGAGCGAGGCGTTCGACGGCGCCGTCGCGTCGCTGGTGCTGTGCAGCGTCCGGGACGTGCGGCGGTCGCTGGCGGAGTTGCGGCGGGTCCTCAAGCCGGGCGGCGAGCTGCGGTTCCTGGAGCACGGCCGGGCGCGGGGGCGGGTGCCGGCGGCGGTGCAGCGGGGTCTGGACGCCACCGTGTGGCCGCGGCTGTTCGGTGGCTGCCACACGGCGCGTGACCCGCTCGCCGAGATGGAGGCGGCCGGGTTCGAGATCGTCACCTGCCGACGGCTGCGGCTTCCGGAGCGGGGTGTACCGCTTCCGTCGTCGCCCGCCGTCGTGGGCGTCGCGCGGCGACCCGCGTCCGGCATCGCCTGA
- a CDS encoding VOC family protein — protein MRVTVSEVVFDCADPAALVRFWAALLGGEPVDREPGWSYVEPPGFVRVAFQRVPEGKSAKNRLHLDLEGGDVARAADAAVALGAVRVGGIVRDEQGSFQVMRDPEGNEFCFVAG, from the coding sequence ATGCGAGTGACTGTCAGCGAGGTCGTGTTCGACTGCGCGGACCCTGCCGCCCTGGTGCGGTTCTGGGCCGCGCTCCTGGGCGGCGAGCCGGTGGACCGGGAACCGGGCTGGTCGTACGTCGAGCCGCCGGGGTTCGTACGGGTGGCGTTCCAGCGGGTTCCGGAGGGCAAGTCGGCGAAGAACCGGCTGCACCTGGACCTGGAGGGCGGGGACGTGGCGAGGGCCGCCGACGCGGCGGTGGCCCTCGGGGCCGTACGGGTCGGCGGGATCGTGCGGGACGAGCAGGGCAGCTTCCAGGTGATGCGCGACCCGGAGGGCAACGAGTTCTGCTTCGTGGCGGGCTGA